A genomic window from Pyxidicoccus trucidator includes:
- a CDS encoding serine hydrolase domain-containing protein produces MAVLHRGLRVGMALLAGFMAPACGPEAPVGSAPEVSELESGELGQAARPAPLPPLDREALRQAISGLPDTKVTGAMVRVSGADGHWLGASGVADLRTGAPVLAEGRFRIGSITKTFTATVVLQLVAEGRVDLDRPVQHYLPRLLPDGVYAPITVRQLLNHTHGLPGVPVPQKDPAWFFENRFRRFTPRELVALALPPGPRFEPGTQQDYGNIGYIVAGLLIEKVTGRPYGHEVRDRILRPLHLRDTFVPGNEVTIPGPHARGYESVSPEEAGCPPGATAYGALCLVDVTDASQSVPWAAGEMVSTTADLDRFLVALFKGRLLPRAQLEEMFTVPDVPSVDGGRASYSAGLARFEVNGITLWGKSGDRHGYNNGMGATRDLRRRLVYSVNTLRMGQEPPPITGRIIVAAVGTPSRP; encoded by the coding sequence ATGGCGGTCCTGCACCGAGGTCTTCGGGTAGGTATGGCATTGCTCGCGGGCTTCATGGCCCCGGCCTGCGGCCCGGAGGCTCCCGTTGGAAGTGCCCCCGAGGTGAGCGAGCTGGAGTCCGGTGAGCTGGGACAGGCCGCGAGACCGGCGCCCCTGCCGCCCTTGGACCGCGAGGCGCTGCGTCAGGCCATCTCCGGCCTGCCGGACACGAAGGTGACCGGGGCCATGGTCCGGGTGAGTGGCGCCGATGGCCACTGGCTCGGTGCCTCCGGAGTGGCGGACCTCCGCACCGGCGCCCCGGTGCTCGCGGAGGGGCGCTTCCGCATCGGCAGCATCACCAAGACGTTCACCGCCACCGTCGTGCTGCAGCTCGTCGCCGAGGGCCGGGTGGACCTGGACCGGCCCGTCCAGCACTACCTGCCGCGCCTGCTGCCCGACGGCGTCTACGCGCCCATCACCGTGCGGCAGTTGCTCAATCACACGCATGGACTTCCCGGCGTGCCGGTGCCGCAGAAGGACCCCGCGTGGTTCTTCGAGAACCGGTTCCGGCGCTTCACTCCCCGAGAGCTCGTCGCGCTGGCGCTCCCGCCGGGGCCCCGCTTCGAGCCGGGCACGCAGCAGGACTACGGCAACATCGGCTACATCGTCGCCGGGCTGCTCATCGAGAAGGTCACGGGCCGTCCCTACGGGCACGAGGTGAGGGACCGCATCCTCCGTCCGCTGCACCTGCGGGACACCTTCGTGCCCGGCAACGAGGTGACGATTCCGGGGCCGCATGCCCGTGGCTACGAAAGCGTCTCGCCGGAGGAGGCGGGCTGCCCGCCCGGCGCCACCGCGTATGGGGCGCTGTGCCTGGTGGACGTCACCGACGCCAGCCAGTCCGTGCCCTGGGCGGCGGGGGAGATGGTTTCGACGACGGCCGACCTGGACCGCTTCCTCGTTGCGCTCTTCAAGGGGCGGCTGCTGCCGCGTGCGCAGCTGGAGGAGATGTTCACGGTGCCGGACGTGCCCTCGGTGGACGGAGGGCGCGCCAGCTACAGCGCGGGGCTCGCCCGCTTCGAGGTCAATGGCATCACGCTGTGGGGGAAGAGCGGAGACCGCCACGGCTACAACAACGGGATGGGCGCCACGAGGGACTTGCGGCGGCGCCTCGTCTACTCCGTCAACACGCTGCGCATGGGGCAGGAGCCGCCGCCCATCACCGGCCGCATCATCGTGGCCGCCGTGGGGACTCCCTCCCGGCCGTAG
- a CDS encoding DUF3857 domain-containing protein, whose amino-acid sequence MSRFTWLAAVFVLTCPLWAQARPAADETARGYAAEALKQASSPRGAATLLRMHSLIDDLEDLAPLLNTYSLIASRRSSDPSTRATAQLLLLDTERSRGRLVRANEVKQWLGFVGDYYVVGGFENEGKAGCDTDFGPEAANLDLTATYPGAKGREATWRKLTANTADGYVDLATAVRPNRETVAYAVTWLEAPNETRVSMGVGTSGAFRLWVNGQLAAKEDRYNLPRPDQSRVSVKLRKGLNRVLVKVCQESGPLGFYLRHESPAVRASLPAKAPALERGAAPAPQPLPTLTSALRALVEKDPADAELRGDYARVLGFFRAYDEREHTATVEAARAAEADPKNARLQLLAAGQQRDDLNERRRFLEAALKADPDFAEARVALADHELDRGHPERVPALVSPVLEKDPDSVSARLMLARAYEALDERPRANAMVEETFRRQPRVPRAARAAAQASRQMGRNREAMDRMRVVLALRFDDVTTRRGLASLLADAGQVEAAQREYSQLVALNPFDNGARVRLAELKANNGAVDQAVALFGEARALSPDEPEVYEREGRALLAAGRREPALAAFEKSLALRPQNPGLKEALRTLKGETSGAGMQYLVDSKGLDKEAEAYVHEDALYLVDSTYVRVQKSGLSSRLHQQVVKVLNARGVESFRMMPITYSPDRQEVRILKARVVKADGSVVESYGENDRNINEPWTGMYYDARAKVLTFPSLAAGDTLELTYRLDDTAQENLLSDYWGDVESVQGVYPKVRFQYLVDMPKERPLYWNKSKLTGVQGAQEQLDGGRVLYRWNAKHVSKVVPEPGMPGWAEVAQNLHVSTYQTWDQVGRYWWGLVRDQLQPNAELRQTVDTVLQGVDRKDELAVVRAIYNFVVTNTRYVALEFGIHGYKPYRVDRVLARRFGDCKDKASLIHSMLRVAGVDSKLVLLRMRNLGAIGEEPASLAAFNHAIAYVPKYDLYLDGTAEFHGAKELPSADRVANVLVVEPDGKSTFLTTPESKAQDNATRLTLDVALTASGGADITGASTVGGQSAPDYRRAYRPEATRKSTFERAWAQSFPGLTVTEVKLNDTTRLDDDVALDFKMHIPRYAEVLPNGMRFLPFGTGRTYQQAYASLAERRFDLMMQGPWLNSFALRYTLPAGWTVAELPQAVEETTRFGYVKLSYKMEGGKLVAEGEMALTEARVKAEDYAAFREFLGRVDRAFGRRVLIQGPGNRTASAAQ is encoded by the coding sequence ATGTCCCGCTTCACATGGCTGGCCGCGGTTTTCGTGCTCACCTGCCCGCTCTGGGCGCAGGCGAGGCCGGCAGCGGACGAGACAGCGCGAGGCTACGCGGCCGAGGCCCTGAAGCAGGCCTCCTCCCCCCGGGGCGCCGCCACCCTGCTGCGGATGCACTCCCTGATAGACGACCTGGAGGACCTGGCACCCCTCCTCAATACCTACTCCCTCATCGCCTCGCGGCGCTCGTCGGACCCGAGCACCCGCGCCACCGCGCAACTGCTGCTGCTCGACACCGAGCGCTCCCGGGGCCGGCTGGTGCGGGCCAACGAGGTGAAGCAGTGGCTGGGCTTCGTCGGCGACTACTACGTCGTCGGTGGCTTCGAGAACGAGGGCAAGGCCGGCTGTGACACGGACTTCGGCCCCGAGGCCGCCAACCTGGACCTGACCGCCACGTACCCTGGCGCCAAGGGCCGCGAGGCGACCTGGCGCAAGCTGACCGCGAACACCGCGGACGGGTACGTGGACCTTGCCACGGCGGTGCGGCCCAACCGTGAGACGGTGGCCTATGCCGTCACCTGGCTGGAGGCGCCCAACGAGACGCGCGTGTCCATGGGCGTGGGCACCTCCGGCGCGTTCCGCCTGTGGGTGAACGGGCAGCTGGCCGCGAAGGAGGACCGCTACAACCTCCCCCGGCCGGACCAGTCCCGCGTGTCCGTGAAGCTGCGCAAGGGCCTCAACCGCGTCCTCGTGAAGGTGTGCCAGGAGTCCGGCCCGCTGGGCTTCTACCTGCGCCACGAGTCCCCCGCCGTGCGCGCGTCGCTGCCGGCGAAGGCGCCGGCCCTGGAGCGCGGCGCCGCCCCCGCCCCGCAGCCGCTGCCCACCCTCACCTCCGCGCTGCGCGCCCTGGTGGAGAAGGACCCCGCGGACGCCGAGCTGCGCGGCGACTATGCCCGCGTGCTGGGCTTCTTCCGCGCCTATGACGAGCGCGAGCACACCGCCACCGTGGAGGCCGCGCGCGCGGCCGAGGCCGACCCGAAGAACGCGCGCCTGCAGCTGCTCGCCGCCGGCCAGCAGCGCGACGACCTGAACGAGCGCCGCCGCTTCCTGGAAGCGGCCCTGAAGGCGGACCCCGACTTCGCCGAGGCGCGCGTGGCGCTGGCGGACCACGAGCTGGACCGCGGCCACCCGGAGCGCGTGCCCGCGTTGGTGTCCCCCGTGCTGGAGAAGGACCCGGACTCCGTGAGCGCCCGGCTGATGCTGGCGCGTGCCTACGAGGCGCTGGACGAGCGCCCGCGCGCCAATGCCATGGTGGAGGAGACCTTCCGCCGCCAGCCGCGCGTGCCCCGCGCGGCGCGCGCCGCGGCCCAGGCGTCCCGGCAGATGGGCCGCAACCGCGAGGCCATGGACCGGATGCGCGTGGTGCTGGCGCTGCGCTTCGACGACGTGACGACGCGCCGAGGCCTGGCCTCGCTGCTGGCGGACGCCGGCCAGGTGGAGGCCGCCCAGCGCGAGTACTCGCAGCTGGTGGCCCTCAACCCCTTCGACAACGGCGCGCGCGTGCGGCTGGCGGAGCTGAAGGCCAACAACGGCGCGGTGGACCAGGCCGTGGCCCTCTTCGGTGAGGCCCGCGCGCTGTCTCCGGACGAGCCCGAGGTGTACGAGCGCGAGGGCCGCGCCCTGCTGGCCGCCGGCCGCCGTGAGCCGGCGCTGGCCGCCTTCGAGAAGTCCCTGGCCCTGCGCCCGCAGAACCCGGGCCTGAAGGAAGCCCTGCGCACCCTCAAGGGTGAGACGTCCGGCGCGGGCATGCAGTACCTGGTGGACTCGAAGGGGCTGGACAAGGAGGCGGAGGCCTACGTCCACGAGGACGCCCTCTACCTGGTGGACAGCACCTACGTGCGCGTCCAGAAGAGCGGCCTGTCCAGCCGCCTGCACCAGCAGGTGGTGAAGGTGCTGAACGCGCGCGGCGTGGAGTCCTTCCGGATGATGCCCATCACCTACTCGCCGGACCGCCAGGAGGTCCGCATCCTGAAGGCCCGCGTGGTGAAGGCGGACGGCTCCGTGGTGGAGAGCTACGGAGAGAACGACCGCAACATCAACGAGCCGTGGACGGGCATGTACTACGACGCCCGCGCCAAGGTGCTGACCTTCCCCTCGCTGGCCGCTGGCGACACGCTGGAGCTGACGTACCGGCTGGACGACACCGCGCAGGAGAACCTCCTCTCCGACTACTGGGGTGACGTGGAGAGCGTGCAGGGCGTCTACCCGAAGGTGCGCTTCCAGTACCTCGTGGACATGCCGAAGGAGCGCCCCCTCTACTGGAACAAGAGCAAGCTCACCGGCGTGCAGGGCGCGCAGGAGCAGCTGGACGGAGGGCGCGTGCTCTACCGCTGGAACGCGAAGCACGTGTCCAAGGTGGTGCCGGAGCCGGGCATGCCGGGCTGGGCCGAGGTGGCGCAGAACCTCCACGTCTCCACGTACCAGACGTGGGACCAGGTGGGCCGCTACTGGTGGGGCCTCGTCCGCGACCAGCTCCAGCCCAACGCCGAGCTGCGGCAGACGGTGGACACGGTGCTGCAGGGCGTGGACCGCAAGGACGAGCTGGCGGTGGTGCGCGCCATCTACAACTTCGTGGTGACGAACACGCGCTACGTCGCGCTGGAGTTCGGCATCCACGGCTACAAGCCCTACCGGGTGGACCGCGTGCTGGCGCGCCGCTTCGGTGACTGCAAGGACAAGGCGAGCCTCATCCACTCCATGCTGCGGGTGGCGGGCGTGGACAGTAAGCTGGTGCTGCTGCGCATGCGCAACCTGGGCGCCATCGGCGAGGAGCCGGCGAGCCTGGCGGCCTTCAACCACGCGATTGCGTACGTGCCCAAGTACGACCTGTACCTGGATGGCACGGCGGAGTTCCACGGCGCCAAGGAGCTGCCCAGCGCGGACCGGGTGGCCAACGTGCTGGTGGTGGAGCCGGACGGCAAGAGCACCTTCCTCACCACGCCGGAGTCGAAGGCGCAGGACAACGCCACGCGCCTGACGCTGGACGTGGCGCTGACCGCGTCGGGCGGCGCCGACATCACGGGCGCGAGCACGGTGGGCGGGCAGAGCGCGCCGGACTACCGCCGGGCGTACCGGCCGGAGGCCACGCGCAAGTCCACCTTCGAGCGCGCCTGGGCGCAGAGCTTCCCCGGCCTGACGGTGACCGAGGTGAAGCTGAACGACACCACGCGCCTGGACGACGACGTGGCCCTGGACTTCAAGATGCACATCCCCCGCTACGCGGAGGTGCTGCCCAACGGCATGCGCTTCCTGCCCTTCGGCACGGGCCGCACGTACCAGCAGGCGTATGCGTCGCTCGCCGAGCGCCGCTTCGACCTGATGATGCAGGGCCCGTGGCTGAACAGCTTCGCGCTGCGCTACACGCTGCCCGCGGGCTGGACGGTGGCGGAGCTGCCGCAGGCAGTGGAGGAGACCACCAGGTTCGGCTACGTGAAGCTGAGCTACAAGATGGAGGGCGGCAAGCTGGTGGCGGAGGGAGAGATGGCCCTCACCGAAGCGCGCGTGAAGGCGGAGGACTACGCCGCGTTCCGCGAGTTCCTCGGCCGCGTGGACCGGGCCTTCGGGCGCCGGGTGCTCATCCAGGGCCCCGGCAACCGCACCGCGTCCGCGGCGCAGTAA
- a CDS encoding bifunctional alpha,alpha-trehalose-phosphate synthase (UDP-forming)/trehalose-phosphatase produces the protein MSRLLLVSNRLPVTVKAEKDSVTVVRSAGGLATGLSRPHERSGGVWLGWPGDVSRLTDAQRAKVEAQLEGLRCVPLYLSASEVSRYYEGYSNRVLWPLCHYMVDRIPRQDRDWEVYRKVNERFADLVVRHYQPGDTIWVHDYQLMLVPGLLRQRLPGARIGYFHHIPFPSSEIFSTLPRRLELLKGLLGADLIGFHTVSYVRHFSGALLRQLGLDTDIDRVIWDGREVRVGAFPMGIDATAFETLANDAGVLEEVATLRRKAEGQCVLLGIDRLDYTKGIPRRLLAVQRVLEREPSWRGRLRFIQVAVPSRTQVEDYATYRELVNELVGRINGQYGGVHSVPVHYLYRSFNEKQLVGLYRAADVMLVTPVRDGMNLVAKEFCAARPDEDGVLVLSEFAGAAAEMGSALIVNAFDVEAMADAIEQALEMGEAERHSRMRELRAQVKTHDVHWWTASFLDRLQGLPTASVRATAGGPEVLERMKAASRLHLLLDYDGTLVGFAPRPELAAPDDALRELLAKLLARPGTSLSIVSGRPRETLEAWFGELPISLHAEHGLWSRTRPGQPWRMLEGVSFGWKAQARPVLDAFSARVPGSFVEEKTASLAWHYRQVDPEFGANQSRELRLLLAETFAGQPMDILPGDRVVEVRPKGVHKGRVVGEATQDLPPGTLVVAIGDDRTDEDMFAAMPEGGLTIHAGHKPSRAAYRLNGPGDVRKLLNGLVS, from the coding sequence ATGTCCCGACTCCTGCTCGTATCGAACCGTCTCCCCGTCACCGTCAAGGCTGAGAAGGACAGCGTCACCGTGGTGCGCAGCGCGGGTGGCCTGGCCACCGGCCTGAGCCGCCCACATGAGCGCTCCGGCGGCGTGTGGCTGGGCTGGCCCGGGGATGTTTCACGCCTGACGGATGCCCAGCGCGCCAAGGTGGAGGCGCAGCTCGAGGGACTGCGCTGCGTGCCGCTGTACCTCAGCGCCAGCGAGGTGAGCCGCTACTACGAGGGCTACTCCAACCGCGTCCTCTGGCCGCTGTGCCACTACATGGTGGACCGCATCCCCCGCCAGGACCGGGACTGGGAGGTCTACCGCAAGGTCAACGAGCGCTTCGCCGACCTGGTCGTCCGCCACTATCAGCCGGGGGACACCATCTGGGTCCACGACTACCAGCTCATGCTGGTGCCGGGCCTGCTGCGCCAGCGGTTGCCCGGGGCGCGCATCGGCTACTTCCACCACATCCCCTTCCCGTCGTCCGAAATCTTCAGCACGCTTCCCCGCCGCCTCGAGCTGCTCAAGGGCCTGCTGGGCGCGGACCTCATCGGCTTCCACACGGTGAGCTACGTGCGGCACTTCTCCGGCGCGCTGCTGCGGCAGCTCGGGCTGGACACGGACATCGACCGCGTCATCTGGGACGGGCGCGAGGTGCGGGTGGGGGCCTTCCCCATGGGCATCGACGCCACGGCCTTCGAGACGCTCGCCAACGACGCGGGCGTGCTGGAGGAGGTGGCCACGCTGCGCCGGAAGGCCGAGGGCCAGTGCGTCCTCCTGGGCATCGACCGGCTGGACTACACCAAGGGCATTCCGCGGCGCCTGCTGGCAGTCCAGCGCGTGCTGGAGCGCGAGCCCTCGTGGCGCGGGCGCCTGCGCTTCATCCAGGTGGCCGTGCCCAGCCGCACCCAGGTGGAAGACTACGCCACCTACCGCGAGCTGGTGAACGAGCTGGTGGGCCGCATCAACGGCCAGTACGGCGGCGTCCACAGCGTGCCCGTGCACTACCTCTACCGCTCCTTCAACGAGAAGCAGCTCGTGGGGCTGTACCGTGCGGCGGACGTCATGCTCGTCACGCCGGTGCGGGACGGCATGAACCTGGTGGCGAAGGAGTTCTGCGCGGCGCGCCCGGACGAGGACGGCGTGCTGGTGCTCAGCGAGTTCGCCGGCGCCGCCGCGGAGATGGGCAGCGCGCTCATCGTCAACGCCTTCGATGTGGAGGCCATGGCGGACGCGATTGAGCAGGCGCTGGAGATGGGCGAGGCCGAGCGCCACTCGCGGATGCGGGAGCTGCGCGCCCAGGTGAAGACCCACGACGTGCATTGGTGGACGGCCAGCTTCCTGGACCGGCTCCAGGGATTGCCCACCGCGTCGGTGCGGGCAACGGCGGGCGGGCCCGAGGTGCTGGAGCGGATGAAGGCGGCCTCCCGGCTGCACCTGCTACTCGATTACGACGGTACGCTGGTGGGCTTCGCGCCCCGGCCGGAGCTGGCCGCGCCGGATGATGCGCTGCGGGAGCTGCTGGCGAAGCTGCTGGCGCGGCCGGGCACCTCGCTGAGTATCGTCAGCGGCCGGCCCCGGGAGACGCTGGAGGCCTGGTTCGGGGAGCTGCCCATCAGCCTGCACGCGGAGCACGGCCTGTGGTCCCGCACGCGGCCGGGCCAGCCGTGGCGGATGCTGGAGGGCGTGTCCTTCGGGTGGAAGGCCCAGGCGCGCCCGGTGCTGGACGCCTTCAGTGCGCGAGTGCCGGGCTCGTTCGTGGAGGAGAAGACGGCGTCGCTGGCCTGGCACTACCGGCAGGTGGACCCTGAGTTCGGCGCCAATCAGTCCCGCGAGCTGCGGCTGCTCCTGGCGGAGACGTTCGCCGGGCAGCCCATGGACATCCTCCCGGGAGACCGGGTGGTGGAGGTGCGGCCCAAGGGAGTGCACAAGGGCCGCGTGGTGGGCGAGGCCACCCAGGACCTTCCACCGGGCACGCTGGTGGTGGCCATCGGAGACGACCGCACCGACGAGGACATGTTCGCGGCCATGCCAGAGGGCGGGCTCACCATCCACGCGGGGCACAAGCCCTCGCGCGCCGCCTACCGGCTGAACGGGCCTGGCGATGTCCGGAAGCTGTTGAACGGCCTGGTCTCCTGA